In Cervus elaphus chromosome 29, mCerEla1.1, whole genome shotgun sequence, a single window of DNA contains:
- the LOC122686104 gene encoding 60S ribosomal protein L36-like: protein MALRYQLAVGLNKGRKVTANVGKPRHSRCCGRLSKYTTFMRDVIWEVCGFTPYEQQAMELLKVSKDTWALEFIK from the coding sequence ATGGCTCTGCGATACCAACTGGCTGTGGGCCTCAACAAGGGCCGCAAGGTGACCGCGAACGTGGGCAAGCCGAGGCACAGCCGCTGCTGCGGGCGCCTCAGCAAATACACCACGTTCATGCGGGACGTGATCTGGGAGGTGTGCGGCTTCACCCCTTATGAGCAACAGGCCATGGAGCTGCTCAAGGTCTCCAAGGACACATGGGCCCTCGAGTTCATCAAGTAA
- the LOC122686103 gene encoding 10 kDa heat shock protein, mitochondrial-like, with product MAGQAFRKFLPLFDRVLVERSAAETVTKGGIMLPEKSQGKVLQATVVAVGSGSKGKGGEIEPVSVKLGDKVLLPEYGGTKVVLDDKDYFLFRDGDILGKYVD from the coding sequence ATGGCAGGACAGGCATTTAGAAAGTTTCTTCCCCTCTTTGACCGAGTATTAGTTGAAAGAAGTGCAGCCGAAACTGTAACCAAAGGAGGCATTATGCTTCCagaaaaatcacaaggaaaagtATTGCAAGCAACGGTGGTAGCTGTTGGATCAGGCTCTAAAGGAAAGGGTGGAGAGATTGAACCAGTTAGTGTGAAACTTGGAGATAAAGTTCTTCTCCCCGAATATGGAGGCACCAAAGTAGTTCTAGACGACAAGGATTATTTCTTATTTAGAGATGGTGACATTCTTGGGAAATATGTTGACTGA